The following coding sequences are from one Ruminococcus flavefaciens AE3010 window:
- a CDS encoding class C sortase, whose translation MKRIIIKSLPFVALIIGLVLILYPTVSEHINALHQSKAIQVYNDISDSMSNEQHDQIIEAANEYNRKLLSAESPILEPDIIPGYRNTLDITGTGTMGYITIEKIKVELPIYHSVDDDVLQVAAGHLPGTSLPVGGKGTHSVLSGHRGLPSARLFTDLDKMEQGDIFRITVMSEVLTYQVDQIKVVKPYEIDDLAIDPNKDYCTLFTCTPYGVNSHRLLVRGVRVETKEEYKTYIANDVFIVSPLIVAPVIAAPILLVLLILLMVKGGRKNDTADKFKI comes from the coding sequence ATGAAGCGTATCATAATAAAGTCGCTGCCTTTTGTGGCATTGATCATAGGTTTAGTTCTTATATTGTATCCTACGGTAAGCGAGCATATAAATGCTTTGCATCAATCAAAGGCTATACAGGTTTATAACGATATATCTGATTCTATGAGCAATGAACAGCACGACCAGATAATTGAAGCAGCAAATGAATACAATAGAAAACTGTTATCTGCTGAAAGTCCTATACTGGAACCTGATATAATACCTGGATATAGAAATACTCTTGATATTACAGGTACAGGTACAATGGGATATATTACGATAGAAAAGATAAAGGTGGAACTGCCAATATATCACAGCGTAGATGACGATGTTTTACAGGTCGCAGCAGGACATCTTCCGGGAACAAGTCTTCCTGTGGGTGGCAAAGGAACACATTCCGTCCTTTCGGGACATCGCGGACTTCCCAGTGCAAGGCTGTTCACCGATCTTGACAAAATGGAACAAGGTGACATTTTTCGTATTACAGTAATGTCCGAAGTTTTAACGTATCAGGTGGATCAGATAAAGGTAGTTAAGCCGTATGAGATCGATGACCTTGCAATTGATCCAAATAAGGACTATTGTACGCTATTTACATGTACTCCATATGGCGTGAATTCACACAGGCTTCTCGTCAGAGGTGTCAGAGTTGAGACTAAAGAGGAATACAAAACTTATATTGCAAACGATGTATTTATTGTATCGCCGCTTATTGTAGCTCCTGTAATCGCTGCACCGATATTACTTGTCCTTTTGATCCTGCTTATGGTCAAAGGTGGCAGAAAAAATGATACAGCCGACAAATTTAAAATATGA
- a CDS encoding CRISPR-associated endonuclease Cas1, which produces MRTVVISKRAKLDMKMGYLVVRSEDDTYRINLDEISVLIIENTAISITGCLISALTDKKVKVIFCNEKRDPTCELVSLYGSHDTSAKLRKLIKWDRVVKLPLERLPYIRCLRVV; this is translated from the coding sequence TTGCGTACAGTAGTTATATCCAAAAGGGCAAAACTCGATATGAAAATGGGATATCTCGTAGTAAGGAGTGAAGATGATACATATAGAATAAACCTTGACGAGATATCCGTTCTCATAATCGAGAACACAGCAATATCAATTACTGGTTGCCTTATTTCTGCTCTTACTGATAAAAAAGTCAAAGTTATATTCTGCAATGAAAAGCGCGATCCAACCTGTGAACTTGTTTCTTTGTACGGAAGTCACGATACATCTGCAAAACTTAGAAAACTAATAAAATGGGATAGGGTAGTAAAACTTCCGTTGGAGCGCTTGCCGTATATAAGATGTTTGAGAGTAGTGTAA
- a CDS encoding isopeptide-forming domain-containing fimbrial protein — MKKHKKYVAMLTAGLLAITPLAATGMTVFAADTNSISITAKNAGTHNYNAYQIFKGNLSGSGTTADPYVLTDIQWGDNVSGATFLSALKAADEFKIDHDNDAETDKVSVFASATDAAGVAAVLEQYADNSDFAVEFAKFAGTHLTGNALKSDNTPDNTTKKYELTELAAGYYLVKDEADITQNNPRTLNLLKVAGNVDLTTKEDLPTLDKKIVENSAKTDHNEASIGDTINYELTSVVPSMIGYDKYFFVINDKMSTGLTFDNSSVKVYINNVLIDNSYYRVDEGNAAKVGDVQYTFQIVMKDFIQHKAKAGQEIRVTYSAKLNENADITSTGNPNKVFLTYSNNPNVDAVGESDTNPDEPKPGTPPSPDTPDEPNDDYTDPVGVTPWSDVNTFTTAIKIIKVDNSTPPKPLKGAEFTLTGTDMNIVLVSEDQFTENASGTYWKLNDGTYTTVDPGTSGVDQTKYDNTTKKYIRTTVFTQKGNLPTHVDVKGYVDDDGYIIFKGLGAGTYTLSETKVPSGYNKIDDITITISNDKAANAFTKTDPNWKVTKQVGSETAVELTDSDSDNIYELQVINAKGNTLPSTGGMGTKLFYIIGSLLVAGSIVLLVTKKRMSKEN; from the coding sequence ATGAAAAAACATAAGAAATATGTAGCTATGCTTACAGCAGGTCTGTTAGCGATAACTCCTTTAGCTGCAACAGGAATGACAGTCTTTGCAGCTGATACAAATTCGATATCTATAACTGCTAAAAATGCAGGAACGCATAATTATAATGCATATCAGATATTCAAGGGTAATCTTAGCGGAAGCGGAACAACAGCTGATCCTTATGTGCTCACAGATATTCAGTGGGGCGATAATGTATCAGGTGCGACCTTCCTTTCAGCTCTTAAAGCAGCTGATGAATTCAAAATTGATCATGATAACGATGCCGAGACTGATAAAGTAAGTGTTTTTGCATCAGCAACTGATGCAGCAGGTGTTGCTGCGGTTCTTGAACAGTATGCTGATAACAGTGATTTTGCGGTTGAATTTGCAAAATTTGCAGGTACTCATCTGACAGGAAACGCCTTGAAATCCGATAATACACCTGATAATACAACAAAAAAATATGAGCTTACCGAACTTGCCGCAGGTTATTACCTTGTTAAGGACGAAGCAGATATTACTCAAAATAATCCGCGCACTCTTAATCTTTTAAAGGTAGCAGGTAATGTCGATTTAACGACTAAGGAAGACCTTCCTACGCTGGACAAAAAGATAGTTGAAAATTCTGCCAAGACTGATCATAATGAAGCAAGCATCGGTGATACAATAAATTATGAGCTTACATCAGTGGTTCCTTCTATGATAGGATATGACAAGTATTTCTTTGTTATCAACGATAAGATGTCAACTGGTCTTACATTCGATAATAGCAGCGTTAAGGTTTATATCAATAACGTACTAATTGATAATTCATATTACAGAGTCGATGAAGGCAACGCTGCTAAAGTTGGAGATGTGCAGTATACATTCCAGATAGTAATGAAGGATTTCATTCAGCATAAGGCAAAAGCAGGACAGGAGATAAGGGTGACATATTCGGCAAAGCTGAATGAGAATGCTGATATTACAAGTACAGGTAACCCCAATAAGGTATTCCTGACATATTCAAATAATCCTAATGTGGATGCGGTCGGTGAAAGTGACACCAATCCTGATGAGCCTAAGCCGGGAACACCTCCGAGTCCTGATACTCCTGATGAGCCGAATGATGATTATACTGATCCTGTAGGTGTTACTCCATGGTCTGATGTTAATACTTTTACTACCGCTATCAAGATCATAAAGGTCGATAATTCCACACCTCCAAAGCCACTCAAGGGCGCTGAGTTTACATTAACAGGAACCGATATGAACATAGTTCTTGTATCTGAGGATCAGTTTACAGAAAATGCAAGCGGAACATATTGGAAGCTGAATGACGGTACATATACGACCGTAGATCCTGGTACGAGTGGTGTTGATCAAACAAAATATGATAACACAACGAAAAAGTATATAAGAACTACTGTATTCACACAGAAAGGTAATCTTCCAACTCATGTAGATGTAAAGGGTTATGTCGATGATGATGGTTATATCATATTCAAAGGTCTGGGGGCAGGTACATATACACTTTCTGAGACCAAAGTACCATCAGGATATAATAAAATTGATGATATTACGATAACAATCAGCAATGATAAGGCAGCAAATGCTTTTACAAAAACTGATCCAAACTGGAAAGTTACAAAGCAGGTCGGTTCAGAAACTGCGGTAGAGCTGACAGATAGTGATAGCGATAATATTTATGAATTGCAGGTTATAAATGCTAAGGGCAATACCCTTCCTTCAACTGGTGGTATGGGTACAAAGCTGTTTTATATCATAGGAAGTCTTCTGGTGGCAGGTTCAATAGTTCTTTTAGTAACAAAGAAGAGAATGTCTAAAGAAAACTGA
- a CDS encoding recombinase family protein: MANRVYSYVRVSTQKQNVQRQIDNIMAYLKGESSIQFEDKYTGTTLSRPEFEKLLKAVDKDIAKGDNVTIVFDSVSRMSRNAAEGIEQYFAWYNKGVELVFLNERYIDTSVFKATLEKQIASVSDTGDKATDKFINSIIAALEDYQRDLAIKQIELAFEQAQKEVDDLRKRTAQGMAAKGAGDKIRAARTGQKFVTIKSYELRIAILKELKMFGGALNHTQFAKQHDISRMTLYRYLEEIQLDMECSSCTPKQQIAFYRDRIKAWQNK; the protein is encoded by the coding sequence ATGGCTAATAGAGTGTATAGTTATGTGAGAGTAAGCACACAAAAGCAGAATGTACAAAGGCAGATTGATAATATCATGGCATATCTTAAAGGTGAGAGTTCGATTCAGTTTGAGGATAAATACACAGGAACTACATTGAGCCGTCCGGAGTTTGAAAAGCTTTTAAAGGCAGTGGATAAGGATATAGCCAAGGGCGACAATGTTACAATCGTATTTGATAGTGTATCACGAATGAGCCGTAACGCAGCTGAGGGAATCGAACAGTATTTTGCGTGGTATAATAAAGGCGTGGAGCTTGTGTTTTTGAATGAGAGATACATTGATACATCAGTATTCAAGGCGACTTTGGAGAAACAAATAGCATCAGTCTCGGACACAGGCGATAAAGCAACAGATAAATTTATAAATTCTATTATTGCTGCATTAGAGGATTATCAAAGGGATTTAGCGATAAAACAGATAGAGCTCGCTTTTGAGCAGGCGCAAAAGGAAGTTGATGACCTGCGAAAGAGGACAGCACAGGGAATGGCAGCAAAGGGAGCAGGTGACAAGATCAGAGCAGCAAGAACAGGGCAAAAGTTCGTAACAATAAAAAGCTATGAGCTTAGAATTGCTATTTTAAAGGAACTCAAAATGTTTGGCGGTGCTCTTAATCATACACAGTTTGCAAAGCAGCATGACATATCACGAATGACTTTGTATAGGTATCTTGAAGAGATACAATTAGATATGGAGTGTTCAAGTTGTACCCCAAAACAGCAAATTGCATTTTATCGTGATAGAATAAAGGCGTGGCAGAATAAATAA